The genomic stretch ATTAAAAAGTCGTCTTGCTCGCAGCCCTTTAAAACCAAATATTTTTTACAGAATGGAACATGGTGTAGGATCCGAGAACCATAATAAGCAATGCGCTGACAATTCCCATGCTCCGCGCAAAATGGAGGTTTTCGCTGATTTTGTCGGTCAGGCGACCTGCCTGGGAGAGAGCTACCCCGATGCTCATCATGACTAACCCCAGCCCTAGGCTGAAAAACAGCGTTACGCTCAGGCCTTGGGCGATTTTACCCGCAGCAATAGCAGCCAGTAGAGTGGCGATGGCCGCTGGGCAGGGGATGATGCCGCCGGAGATCCCCAGCATAAAGAGTTCCCATGTATTCTTTTCTGCGTCTCCGTGGTTATGATGTGCATTATGCGTATTATGTGTATGGTGTTTATGCTCTTCTTCCATATGCTCGTGACTGTGATGGGGGTGCTCATGATAACTACCATCATGCACATGGTCATGCTCATGCGGATGATGATGCTCGTGAATATGCTCCTGTTTCTCTAAGGCGTGATCGTGGTTGTGGCTATGATCGTGGTGGTCGTCCTGCTCTTTGTCATGACTATGTTTATGAGTGTGCGGATGATGGTGCTCATGACTGTGGCCCTTGCCGAAAAGATGCACATGTTGATGAGTACTCCTGCCGGAAAGCCGCTGTCGGAGCATCCATATTCCTACAGCCAAAATAATTACGGCTGAGACTAAGCCCAGCCAGTCATGGAGTATTGCGTCCGAGTAGGTTTTGGACAGGATTTTAGCAATAATCCCGAGTAGAATTACGCTGAAGGTATGGGTGATAGTGACGACTGCCCCCAGAAGAAGGCCGTCCCAAGCCCGGCCTCTGGTGCCTATCATATAAGCGGCGATCAAGGTTTTTCCGTGTCCGGGCTCAAAAGCATGCAGCGCACCAAGGGCAATAGCTCCCGAATAGAGCATAAAAATATTTGTCATAATACTCTCTGATTTTTCGTGGTTGATTCTGATGGATAAAGAAAGGTTGCTTCGTACTTGTAAACCACATTTAAGGTGCCCGTACAATAAGGCGGAGAGCTCATTCTTGCGGGGGGATTTCCCGGAATTCCTGGGTGAATCGGGTAGAATGGAATCCTAGGGGAAAGAGTACCTTCATGACCCGAGCTTTTGACATTGTAATGTTTTCAGGTTATTATATTATTTGTTGGATATGCAGGGGGGCAGTGAAGGGATATCAAGAGCTCGAAAGCAATCTCTGGCGGGCAGGTTGAAGGCATATTTGTTTTGAAAAAACAAGGAAGATCATTTATTATTATTAGTTTGTTGTGATGATACGGTACAGGGCTTGCATTATTTCTATATACGATTATATCGTTATTCGTCACTTCAAAAGAGCACTTCATATTGTGCTTTTTGAGCACATTGGAATAATAGCTACCCCGTGCCGATGACAGTTACGAGCAAGGATTGTTGCTTTCAGAGGCTCTGTGAATTCTTCCCATAAAAGGCGGTTAGATGAATAGTAAGAGTGCCCGGCAGTATACTCGGGTGGATTTCCAACGGGATGTACATCTTGATTTCGACGGAAAAAAATATATACATAACACCGTCAATAATCTCAGTTTGGGCGGATTGTATGTGGAAGGCAAGTTTGAGCAGCAGAAAGGCGATATCTGTACCGTTGAGCTCAGTAATCCTGACAACGATTTTGGCGTTGAACTGCGTGCCCACTGCGCAGTTGTCAGGGTGAATGATGACGGTATGGCCCTTGAGTTTACCTCGATGGGGCACGAAAGTTTTCTCTTTCTTCAGACGACCTTACTCTACGAAGCCGAGGATCCCATGCAGTTGGGGACTGAGTTCATCAAAGCTGTCTCTTTTGAACTGGAACCGGATGATGATGAGTGATCTTGTTGGGAAAAGGTGTATTTATCAGTTTGTTATATGATTAGCTCTTGGTGATAATCGCCATTGCATCGCCGTAGCTGAAAAAACGATACCCCTGTTCCACAGCTTCTCCATATGCCTCCAGAATATGTTCTTTTCCTGCCAATGCGGCAACCAGAAACAGTAATGACGACTTGGGAAGGTGAAAATTGGTGATCAGGTTATCTACTATTTTAAATCGGTAACCAGGGTACATATAAAGACCGCAGAGGTCTTCAACCGATTGTAGCCTTCCTTTTTTGTCAGCATGGCCAGCAGCGAACTCCAGCGTTCTTGCGGTGGTCGTGCCAACAGCCCATATCTTCCCGCCGTTTTCCCTGGTTGTATTTATCGCTTCAGCTGTTTCTTTCGGAACACGGATCAATTCCTTATGCAAGGTATGGTCGCGGATATCCTCGCAGCGTACAGGAGCAAAAGTCCCGTAACCGACATGCAGGGTAACCTCTGCAAAGCCTATTCCGGCATCTTTTAATTTTTCTATCAATGGGTTGCTGAGATGTAATCCTGCTGTTGGTGCGGCAACCGAGCCGAGATGACGGGCATAGTTTGTTTGATAACGTTGCGCGTCTTCAGTTGTGTTTCCATCAGGTCTTTTGATATAGGGCGGTAGGGGGATTTCTCCATGTTTTTCGAGGATCTGCTCAAGGTCGGCATGGGCAGGGTAGAAGAGCCTGATTTCCGCCTTGCCATCGGGGAGGAGGGACTCCACCCTGGCTTGCAGTGTATCGGAAAAATGGAGAACACTACCCGGCTTCGGGCGTTTGGAGCTTTTAATCAGAGCCTGTGTTGTTGCCTGGCAGACACCCTCCTCCTGCTTAACCAGAGAGGGGAAATGGAGGAGGAGCATTTCGATCTTGCCACCGGTTTCCTTATGTCCGAATAAACGTGCCGGAAAAACCTTTGTGTTATTAACCACCAGCAGGTCACCAGGGCTGATGAGCTCGCAAAGCGTCTCAAACTGGGTATGGTGCCTGCTGTTGTTCACGCAATCCAGGACCAGAAGACGCGATTGATCTCTCTGCTTCGCAGGTTGTTGAGCGATTTGGTTTTCTGGTAAGGGGTAGTCGTAGGAGGATAGGCGGTAGATATCCTGCACGGCATCTTGTGCCATATCATTATATTTTTGAGACATTATTATATTTGTTATACGTTCGGGATGCCTTTTCGCAGTTTCGAGATTTTGTGAAAAATAAAATCTCGTTTTCGGTGCCGGGCTGTAGGGACAGGCCCCCGTGCCTGCCCGGTATCACAGGGCAAACACACAGGTTTTGCCCCTACAGTACGTACCGGGAAAACATGGTAAGGTTTTTCTTGTTGAATCCCCTACGGGAAGAGTCGGGGCTGTGGGTAGCCTGCTGATTGCAGAGTACGTTGAAAAGATTGGTTATGTTGCAAACCCGCCCCCATCAGGGGTGGGTACTGTCTCTTTCCTGCGAACTTAATTAAACTGCCAAACGCTGTTTTGGGCTGGCGGTGCAGTCTGTTGGGCTGGCCACTGCGATTGTGGTGACCATTGTGGTCGCGTCGTTGGTCGTGTTGGTTGCGCTGCTGCCCTATCCATGATTGTCAGGTCAATAACAGTCGGTTCGTCAGCTTTGATTTGTACTTCTCGGATCACTGAGGTATCTGCCCCTTTTGTCGCCTGGATCTGTCCGTTGAGATTCTTTTGGATAAAGTTGAGGGTGAAATCACCGTTATAGTCTGTTGTTGCGGTATAGGTCCTGCCGGACATCGCGTCCCAAATCTTGATGAGAGCGTTTTGAGCAGGACTTCCGTTGCTCCTGTACACGACCCGGCCTTTGAGATCAGGCTGTGGTTCCGGCGCTTGAAAAACGCTCTGGCGATTCGGGTACTCAGGAATATAGGGTTGATTGAAGGTGATACTCCCCCCCTGTCTCGCATTGCTCTTCATAGGGTATGATGAAGTATTTTTCTGTTGGCACCCGCAGTCTTTCGCTCCGGAACCGTCTGACTTTTTGTTGAAATTATGGTCAGGGGCGTATCCGGGATTGTATTGTGAGCTATGCACATGTATTTTTCGTGTTGCTTCATCGCTCTGCGCGTCTTTGCGATCAATCGTTACACAGGAGATCTCCTTATCACCGGAGGTGTAAAAGGTCAGAGCGGCAGTAATTGTTGACAGCGGCGCTACCCAGTCGGAAACATAAGGAGCATTCCCTGTTATATTGGAATCTGTTGCTGAGCATTGGACTTTGACCATGTCTCCGTCAGGATCCGATCCCGCAGTGACAGAAATATAGGCTGCTTTACCAGGAGTCGTGTTATAGGGATACGCGCTGATCTCCGGTTTGCTCGGCACCTGGTTGGTATATCGGATACTGATTGTCTTTCTGGTTGAAGGACTGGCCACTTCCTGCCGGCTGAGCGATGTGCAGTAAATGTTTTTTTCTCCGGGTGAGTAAAAGGTAAACATTCCCTTTGCTTTTCCTTCCGGTGGTAGCCAATCTGACAGGTAGGGATCAGCTGCTTTTCTGTTGGAATCGTCAGCAGTACAGCCTATTCTGACCAGGTCTCTGTTTTGAGGATCGTGTCCGGCAATGAGTGTGATGCTGATCGGAGCATTTACTGAGCCTTGATCAGGCACCTCGACGAGAGGCGCCGGAGTACTGGTGATTCGTCTTCGTGCAGGAACAGGAAGAGGAAGAGGTCTGGAGAGATCTCGCCTCGGCGCAGGTTCAGTACTGGAGAAATCTCGTCTCGGCGCAGGTGCAGGTGCAGTACTGTAAAGTTCTCTCCTCGGTACGGGAGATGCAGAGAAACTCTGGCCGGGAGTAACCGTGATTGTTCGCTGGCTCAGGGAGCTGGTGGCTCCGTAGCTGTCCAGGGTATTGCAAAAAATAGCCTGCGTGCCTGTTGAATGAAAGGTTAGGGGAATATTTATGGTGTCTCCGCTGTAAATCCAGCCGGAACGATACGGGTTGTTCGGAGTGTTGTCAGAATCGCTGGCCGTACATTGGACCCTGACCATATCATTGCTGTGTGTTTGTCCCGCTGTTACAGTAAGAGTAACTGCTGTGTTTATTGCTGTCCGCTCAGGAGATTCATTAATAATGGGGCGTTGCGGCCCATTAGCTGGCTGCGTAACGGGTTGTGAATCATCCCAGGGAACAGGCTCTCTTGTTGCTGTAGTTTCGTTTTTTGAGATTTGGATGGGACCGACCCAGGCATAGCCGACATTATTGGTTATGGTTGCAAAGAAACGATGGGGAAAAGATGCAACTGCATTCAGATCAAGCTGCAGTTTTGCAGCTTCGCTCCCTGGAGGAACTTTTCCTGCTGCGACGATGGGGCCGGTATGGCTCCCTGATCTGATGCTGACGCTGTTCGCGTTGTAAAAGGGTCCTTTTTTTGAGGTGATGCTGAATATCGCACCAGATCCTTCGATACGGGCATTCATCTTTAGAATTTCCCCCCAAGTGCCTCCGCCACTGTCGGTCGCTTCGATGTCGGCCTGATATTGCGCAGAGGAATACGGGCTGCTGTCATTGTCGGTGAGCAAAGAATAGGGGCTGCTGTCCGGGTATTGGGCAAAGGCATTATTGCCGATGACCACACAACAGCAGACGATGAGCAGGAGCAGACTGCTCCGAGCTATGCGTATAGTGTTCTGCAGCTGGGTGTTGTTCATCAAGGAATTCATGATCGGGCCTCCGAGGATCAATTCTATAACGTTCGGTATCGCACGAACTGTCATCAATTAAACTGTCATCATTTGGTTTGTTGCCCGCCGAGCAATATGAGGAAATGCGGGCAGAAGAAAAGGCATATGCATAATGGTTGTAAACTATAAGAAGATTTCTGTCAAAAAGAAATATATGTCAGTCCCTTGCAGCTGAGCAGGCGGCAGAGCAATAGGAGCGTGTTGAAAAAGCTTTTCTTCGGACTATAAACGGATTAGCAAGAGGGATAGACTCTACTTGGTTAAGCGATATTTTTTGTTTGAGATAGGGGGAAAGCCATCGTGAACGTTTTGATGACAGCGGCAACAGAGCTGGAGATGCAGGCATTTTTTGATGCTGGAGGGGGGAAGAGTTCTGTACCTTGCCTTATCACAGGGATTGGGCCGGTGGAGACGACGCTCTCTCTGGCAAATATTCTCCATAAGCGGCCGGAGATAGATTGTGTGTTGAATTTCGGTATTGCCGGGGCATACCTAGAAAACGACAGATCGGTTCGGGCTGGCTTGCTTGATCTCTGCCTTGCTGAACAGGAGGTTTTCGGTGATCTCGGTATTCAGCTGGCCGACAAGGTGGAACCCTTCAGGGGCGATTTGCTGGTTCGGGATCGGTTTGTTCTTGATCCGGGGCTTCTGCTGACAGCGGGCCGAATTCTGGGAGATGCGGGTATTCCGTATAAGCAGGGAACCTTTATCACCGTGAACTGCGCCAGCGGAACCCAGCGCCGGGGAAATCAGCTTGGGCGGCAGTTTCGCGGGCTTTGCGAGAATATGGAAGGGGCGGCAGTGGCTCGGGTTTGTGAAGAATTTTCTTTGCCCTGTCTGGAGGTTCGCTGTATTAGTAATATGGTGGAGGATCGGAACCGGGAAAAATGGCAACTCCGAGAGGCCTGTGTTCACGCGGGAAGGGCTGCCGCAGTTATTGCTGCGGGGTTTGCCCAGGGTGTTACCCTGGGCTGATATATATTGCCCTTTCAGGGCATTGGTATCCTGTTGAAATATTACTAGGCTGTAGGGTGCGAATCCCTGTGTTCGCCCTGAATTTCCTGGATGCCCGAACCGGGCAATCACGGGGGGATTGCCCCTACAATCGCCCTGAAAAATTGATTTATTTCGTGGAGATTACCCAGCGTTAAAACGCTGGGCTATTGGTATGCTGTCCCTTCGGGACGCTTTTACCGCCCCGTAGGGGCCGGATGAACATAGCCCAATATTTTAACATTGGGTACGGAAGAGAAAAAGATGAAAGAGATATCCAGATGAGACTTTACCCCTCATCAC from Candidatus Electrothrix communis encodes the following:
- the queA gene encoding tRNA preQ1(34) S-adenosylmethionine ribosyltransferase-isomerase QueA, producing MSQKYNDMAQDAVQDIYRLSSYDYPLPENQIAQQPAKQRDQSRLLVLDCVNNSRHHTQFETLCELISPGDLLVVNNTKVFPARLFGHKETGGKIEMLLLHFPSLVKQEEGVCQATTQALIKSSKRPKPGSVLHFSDTLQARVESLLPDGKAEIRLFYPAHADLEQILEKHGEIPLPPYIKRPDGNTTEDAQRYQTNYARHLGSVAAPTAGLHLSNPLIEKLKDAGIGFAEVTLHVGYGTFAPVRCEDIRDHTLHKELIRVPKETAEAINTTRENGGKIWAVGTTTARTLEFAAGHADKKGRLQSVEDLCGLYMYPGYRFKIVDNLITNFHLPKSSLLFLVAALAGKEHILEAYGEAVEQGYRFFSYGDAMAIITKS
- a CDS encoding carboxypeptidase-like regulatory domain-containing protein; this translates as MNSLMNNTQLQNTIRIARSSLLLLIVCCCVVIGNNAFAQYPDSSPYSLLTDNDSSPYSSAQYQADIEATDSGGGTWGEILKMNARIEGSGAIFSITSKKGPFYNANSVSIRSGSHTGPIVAAGKVPPGSEAAKLQLDLNAVASFPHRFFATITNNVGYAWVGPIQISKNETTATREPVPWDDSQPVTQPANGPQRPIINESPERTAINTAVTLTVTAGQTHSNDMVRVQCTASDSDNTPNNPYRSGWIYSGDTINIPLTFHSTGTQAIFCNTLDSYGATSSLSQRTITVTPGQSFSASPVPRRELYSTAPAPAPRRDFSSTEPAPRRDLSRPLPLPVPARRRITSTPAPLVEVPDQGSVNAPISITLIAGHDPQNRDLVRIGCTADDSNRKAADPYLSDWLPPEGKAKGMFTFYSPGEKNIYCTSLSRQEVASPSTRKTISIRYTNQVPSKPEISAYPYNTTPGKAAYISVTAGSDPDGDMVKVQCSATDSNITGNAPYVSDWVAPLSTITAALTFYTSGDKEISCVTIDRKDAQSDEATRKIHVHSSQYNPGYAPDHNFNKKSDGSGAKDCGCQQKNTSSYPMKSNARQGGSITFNQPYIPEYPNRQSVFQAPEPQPDLKGRVVYRSNGSPAQNALIKIWDAMSGRTYTATTDYNGDFTLNFIQKNLNGQIQATKGADTSVIREVQIKADEPTVIDLTIMDRAAAQPTRPTTRPQWSPQSQWPAQQTAPPAQNSVWQFN
- the mqnB gene encoding futalosine hydrolase, translating into MNVLMTAATELEMQAFFDAGGGKSSVPCLITGIGPVETTLSLANILHKRPEIDCVLNFGIAGAYLENDRSVRAGLLDLCLAEQEVFGDLGIQLADKVEPFRGDLLVRDRFVLDPGLLLTAGRILGDAGIPYKQGTFITVNCASGTQRRGNQLGRQFRGLCENMEGAAVARVCEEFSLPCLEVRCISNMVEDRNREKWQLREACVHAGRAAAVIAAGFAQGVTLG
- a CDS encoding sulfite exporter TauE/SafE family protein, which codes for MTNIFMLYSGAIALGALHAFEPGHGKTLIAAYMIGTRGRAWDGLLLGAVVTITHTFSVILLGIIAKILSKTYSDAILHDWLGLVSAVIILAVGIWMLRQRLSGRSTHQHVHLFGKGHSHEHHHPHTHKHSHDKEQDDHHDHSHNHDHALEKQEHIHEHHHPHEHDHVHDGSYHEHPHHSHEHMEEEHKHHTHNTHNAHHNHGDAEKNTWELFMLGISGGIIPCPAAIATLLAAIAAGKIAQGLSVTLFFSLGLGLVMMSIGVALSQAGRLTDKISENLHFARSMGIVSALLIMVLGSYTMFHSVKNIWF
- a CDS encoding PilZ domain-containing protein — translated: MNSKSARQYTRVDFQRDVHLDFDGKKYIHNTVNNLSLGGLYVEGKFEQQKGDICTVELSNPDNDFGVELRAHCAVVRVNDDGMALEFTSMGHESFLFLQTTLLYEAEDPMQLGTEFIKAVSFELEPDDDE